The nucleotide window CCATTCCTCAGCCGCTCAGGCTATTTCAGCTCAGGCTGCTACATTGGCAGAACATCAGGTATTCGCGGTTGTCAATGCAATGGTAATTGCTGATCCAAGCATTACCCCATCAATGGTAAGGCGTAATCCACGATTATTGAAAATGTTCAATGAAATTTATCAAGAAGAAATAAATAAATTCCTTAGAGCTGACTACGACTATAGTGATGGTGCAAATCCAGCAAAAGTAAGCACTACGTATGGCAGTTTTGGACTTAAAGATCAATCTCAATATCGAACGTTTAAATTTCGTGGGAAAGATTGTTAAAAATATCGCAGCCATCCAGGAAAAGAATATTATATTACCAATATTCAGCACTCATACTCTTGCATTTGAAATTTAATAGCTATATGACTTATATTATGCTATACTTTAATGAATTGGGATTAGGCGAGTTGGAACTAGGAAAATCATTGGAACAAATTAATTCCATAATAAAATTTGGTCCGAAAGACAGAGAAACACTCATTCCTTCACCCAACGCAGATTCATGGTACAAATATACAGGTGAAATTACCGGTCTGTCTGATGGCAAAGGTCTTAGTTTCCCCGCGGAAGCGGTTTACCTCGCCGTAAATCAAGAAAATAAGGTAAACAGGATATGGATATACCCCAAAATGGAAACCATCGGTATAAGCATAGAAAATCTTCTATCAAATATCTATGGTGAACCGGGAATGTCTGTAGGTGGTGTCGGAGAATTGGGAGGAATAAAACGTCACACTGGTTATTTCTATGCTTCAAAGGATAAAGTAAGTCAGGTTATATACATGAAAGTTTTTGATACTGAATTTGCTGGTCCTGAATTTATATCCTTTCGATTCATCAATGATGATAATGCATTAAAGTACCATTTATCATATCGAACTTGGAAGAAGTATATGTAAAGTAGGTTTGACACTTCTCAAAAACTGAGACAAATAAAATCGGAGGGCTCCGATTTTATTTGTCTCAATCCCCTCATCAATACTCAAACTATCGTGTACTTTGGTTCATATCCTTTTGCATAGACATAGTGATTCACACTTGCATCCTGATGTAGACACATATAATCTTCGAACGACACAACCTATCGCTTAAAATTGTGTATCTTAGTAAAAGCTGATTAACCTGTATAAAGTACGGGAAAGAAATCGGGGTTATACAAAAGGAACTCGACTAAACGCTCAACTAAAAAACAAAACCCCGCGCCATGCGCGAGGTTTGAAACTTGTCTGTGATCCCGCTGGGACTCGAACCCAGGACCCATACATTAAAAGTGTATTGCTCTACCAACTGAGCTACGGAATCATTGAATGGGCGGCAAAGATATAAAAAACTATTTCATTGTCAAATCTTTACACACTTTTTTTAAAAATTTCCTGAACCACCGCCCTTCCATCACCGAAAATTATCAGAACTTGATTAAAATATTAATATATATTTGTTCCGCATTTCGGATACGTGAAGTCTTAGTTTTAACCCTAAATTTATAGAAGAGCCTACAACCATTTACATTATCCCTATTACGATCTTCGATGCAATCAGGAAGGAGACTATTTCTCAAAAACGCAGCTTTAATACTGCCAGCGATGGCATTTATGCCATCTTCACTATTAAAAGCAGCCAGCAACAACTGTTTACGCATTGGCTTCATTGGAACAGGCACGTGGGGAAGGCAATATCTTGAAGCAGCGTTAGCCAACAGGCAACTGGATATCAGCGCTATCTGTGAAACCAGCCATACAGCCAGGCGGGATGCGCTTAAGCTGTTTAACGCAGCTGGCTATACGAAACCGGTACTATACGACGACTATCACCAGTTATTATCCAATCCCGCATTGGATGCGGTTATCATCGCTGCCCCGGCAGATCAGCACTATACTATTGCCGCTGCCGCACTCCGGCAGGGTAAACATGTAGCCTGCGGCCCTATCATGGGCAGTACCCTGGAAGAACACCGCCATATCGTGCAGCTAAGCCGGCAAACCGGTAAACATTACTTTACACTGGACGAACACAGCTACCGCCCCGACCTGCTGGCAATGACCGCCATAGTAAAGGATGGCCGGCTGGGCCAACTGGAAAGCATATACGCAGGAGCTTGTTCTGCCAATATCCCACAGCAGGAAAACGGATATCCATTATACCCTATGGTATTGATGGAAAACTTACTGGGCCTGTCTGATGGCAACAGATACACTGCTCTCCGCATGGAAAAAAGCACCGAAGAATATGTGGTTAAAGTAAAACATCCCGGGAGTGGTAAAACCTATTCGAGTATCCGTCAGGGGGAGATTACTACCATCTGTTTGAGCACAGCAACAGGACAGCAGGTAAGACTACAGGCTGAAGCAGGTCACAGCACCGGATTTCGTGTAAAAGGTACCGCTGGCAGCTGGATAGACTATACCGGCTCCTTGTACCTGCAGACCAATGCTCACCCACAAAACACATGGGAAAGTGCGGCTCCCTACCTCCGTCAATATGCCCTTACCACAGTGGGAGCTACCTCACACGCACTGTCCGGCTTTATCAATACCATTCAAAATAAGTCACATCATTTACCGGTTTATGCTGCAGCTACCAACAGTATGATAACAGTGCTTGCAGCCGAATCTGCCAGACTGGGGGGCGCTTCACTGGCCTTCCCTGATTTTACAACCGCATCATAAAATTCAACCGAAATTTTTTTCAAACAATCTAATCTACTAAGGAAATGGATCCAATTCTCGCGATGATCTTTGCTTTTGGGGGCAATTTTGCACCTGTCGGTTATGCTCTCTGTAATGGTGTATTGGTTGATATCAATCAAAACTCAGCACTATTCTCTCTTTTAGGGACCACCTATGGGGGCAATGGCACCCAGACTTTCGGACTGCCGGACCTGAGGGGACGTTCTATCATTGGTACCGGTCAACTACCTGGAGGCCCAAACTACACTCCCGGAATGGTCGGCGGCACTGAGACGGTTACACTGACTATTGCCAACCTTCCTCAACATACGCATCCGGTTACAGTAGACAATCTCACGGTAACATTGCCTGCCAGCAATACACCCGGAACCAGCAACACTCCCGGCCCTACCATGGCACCTGCTGTACTGCCCACCATCGGATCTGGCCCCAACTCCTTGCCGATCAAAGGTTACAGTGATGCTACCCCCAATACCAATCTTTTACCGGGTACTGTAAATGGTAGTATGTCCGTTGGCCCGGTAGGTGGCAATACACCTGTTCCCATCCGCTCTCCGTACCTGGCAATGACCTACGTTATTGCTACACAGGGTGTCTATCCATCCAGACCATGATGAGTTTAAGGCCACCACTTACGATAGGATTACTCACCCCCTACTCGGGGGTGTACCCCTATTATTCTGCTCACCTGGTCACTGGTTGGTTGATCGGTATGGGACTAGATCCCGCACGCCAGCAAACAATACAGTTTATCCCTGAATTTACCAGAAGCGGGCAACCCTCTGCCACCAAAGAGGCCGCACAAAAACTGGTATTCTTCAACCGGGTAGACCTGTTGTCGGGACTGGTCAGTTACAAATCGGTACCGGACCTCATCCCTATTGTGGAATCACAGGGCGGTACAGCATTCCTGTTTGATATGGGGGAACTCATTCCCTACTTTCCCCATATCAGCCCCCATATGTTTTATGCATCGCACCAGATATGGCAGTCCCAATACTCTTTAGGGCGCTGGGCACAGCAAAGGTTTGGCGATGCAGGACATATTGTGATGCCACATTACGAAGCAGGCTACCACTTAAATACTGCTTTTTATCAGGGTGCTGCCGCCGCCGGAGGCACCACCATCCGAAGCACGGTGCTCACGGAAGATCCCTCCGACAGAAACGCCTTACACCTCGATGCATTTTTTAAGACCATCGAAAATGACCGGCCTCCCTATGTACACGCCATCTTTACCGGCAATATGGGTACACGGTTTCTGGATGCCTGGAAAAACAGCCGTTTCCATAAAACCATCCCCCTACTGGTAGTGGAATCCATGGCTTATGACGATATCCTCGCCGATGTACAACACCACGAACTGGAAATATACAGCGCCCTCACCTGGTTACGGGAAGATGAAAGTAAAGAGAACAGATTATTTGTAAAGACCTTCGAACGGATGGCGCAGCAACCTGCCAACATTTTTGGACTGATGGGCTATGAAGCAGGACTGGTATGGAGAGAACTATTGCCCCATGCACAAAAAAGAGACTGGCAGACGGTAAAACAATACCTACATAATTCCACTATCAAAGGTCCCCGCGGTGAAAAGGGCTTTCATCCTTCAACAGGACTGGGCTTACCGGTATCCAATATTGTAAGCATCAATACCACTGCCAATAAAATAAATAAAATCATCCTCGACCAGGGCAAAGGCATCCGCTTCGATGATACTACACTCAAATGTATACACGATGATTGTATATCCGGTTGGTTGAACCCTTTTCTCTGTATCTAACAGATTTATATGAAAAAATTTTACACCTGGAGTATCCGGTTATTCCTGCTTACCTGCATAGCTGTGCTATGCAGCCTGCAGGGAATTGCCCAGTATACCCTCACCCAGCTTGAATCTGGAGGCTCCTATACTGCAGTAGCCAAAGATAATAGCAATAATATCTATGCTACCAGATTAAACCCCACTACCCAGCTTTACGACCTGGTAAGATTCACAGGAGGTGCCGGTACGGGAACTGTTATTTATTCTGGTCTCTCTCACGGCGTTCCACCTGCCTACGACTTCCCCTGGGGAATTGCGGTCAATTCTATCGGAGATATTTTTGTGATCAATTCCTTTGAATCACAGAACGGAGAGATCATCCGCCTTAGGGCTCCGGCTTATTCAATCGCTGAAGTCATTCAGAAAGGCAGATATTTCTCCGCCATAACAATTGATGCCACTGACAACCTGTACTCCCTCGAATACGACGGGGGATCCAGGTATCAGGTAATGAAGTATAGAGCAGGACTTGAAGACCAACCAGGTACCCCTGTCAGCAATGGTGTACCTCTTCCCATTCCTAGCGGAACTACCTATCCATGGGGTATCGCTGTTGACTCCCACAACAATCTTTATATTACCGACTTCCTTGAAAACAATTCAGGCGGAGCACTCATCAAACTGACAGCCCCCACATATACCACCGCTACTACCCTCTTTACTGGTAGAAATGTGACTGCCCTGGCCATAGATGGTGCAGATAATATTTATACTACAGAGCTACTTACTGCTACTACCTCCCAGGTAGTAAAATATACCAACCCTTTACTGCCCGGAACTGTTATCAATACAACCTTGACCAGCAGCCCTCCTGTATATGCCTGGGGACTTGCTGTCACCAGCAATGGAACTATTTTCGCCGGCGACGGTGCAGCATCAGCACCGGCCGGAGGACAACTGATAAAACTGGCTCCTCCCACCACTTCCGTATCCAGTGTCACCAGAGTTGATGCCACTCCTACCAACGCAGCTACAGTTACCTTTAAAGTGGTTTTCAGCAGCAATGCCGCTAACATTACTACCAGTGCATTCAGTTTAAATACCAGCGGTGTTTCAGGCACATATATTGCCAGCGTTTCAGGCTCCGGCACCACCTTTAATGTGGTTGTTAATACCGGTACTGGAAATGGCACCATCAGACTGAATGTAAACGGAACTGGTATCATACCCACCGTAACAAACGTACCTTATAACACAGGAGAAATTTATAGCATTGATAAAAACCCTCCGGTTATATCACTCACCATCAATAACGGTGCAGCGTATACGAATTCAACGAACGTCAACTTAATACCTTCTGCCACCGACGAAGATCCTCCTGCCGCACTGCAAATGCGCTTTTCGTTGGATAGCGTTGCCTGGAGCACCTACCAGCCTTATAGTACCTCCAGCGCTTATACAATCCCTGCAGGTGATGGCCTCAGGAAAATATACATGCAGGTAAAAGACCTGGCTGGCAACGTAAAGGGTACCAGCGCCACTATTACACTGGACCAGACACCTCCGGTAGTATCGTTCTCCTCCGTTCCGCTACCAGTGACCAACCAGCAATCAGCCACCTTCCAGTTCTCCGCTAATGAACCGATCCAGACCTACAATGGTAAACTGGATGCAGGCACATTTGGAGTTGCCACCAGCCCCGTTACATTAACCGGATTAGCAGAAGGCGTACATACTTACTCCATCAATGGCGTCGATAGGGCAGGAAACACCTCCGGTAATTCCGTCTATACCTGGAAAATAGATATCACTGCTCCTACTGTACTAAGCGTATCAACACCGGCAGCAGGCACTTATGGAATCGGTCAGGCGTTAAACTTCACCGTGAACATGAGCGAAATCGTGAATGCTACCGCCGGCCCTGATCCTTACCTGGACTTAATAATCGGCTCCTCTATCCAAAAGGCAGTATACGTTTCCGGATCAGGCACCAACACATGGACTTTCAGGTATACTGTACAGGATGGTGACAATGACTCCGACGGAATCGGAATCGGCGCGGTAATAAATACCAACGGTAACACCCTCACAGACGCAGCCGGCAACAATCTTGTTCTCACAATGAACAACGTGACCAATAATACCATACTGGTCAACAGCAAGCGTCCGGTGGCCACCTTCACTGCCCCTGTTATCGTAAATGCAACGACCGTTCGCGTCGGAATATCTTTCGATGAACCGGTCAAAGGTGTAAATGCAGGAAGCATAACAGCATTAGGCGTTCCGGGCGGTATCACTGTTACTAATGTTACCCCTAACAGTACCACCGCTACGAGCAACTATACCTTCGACCTGCTGTTTCAGCCGAACAACAAAGGCACGGTGAATCTGCGATTACTTCCGAATGCCGCTACCAGCGTTGCTTCTCTGAACACTAACATGTTTGTTGATACGGACTTCTCTTTTGATAATACCGTACCGGTGATAACATCAGTAAACCAACCGGCAGATGGTTATTATAAAGCAGGTCAAACACTGACCTTCACCATAAACTTCAGCAAACCGATTACCGTACAACCAGGCGCCAGCCAGCTGTACCTGCCAATCATCATCGGTTCTACCACCGTACAGGCACCTTACCAAAGCGGTTCCGGCACCACAGCCCTTACTTTCAGTTACACGGTACAACCGGGAGATAATGATGCAAACGGTATTGCACTGAACAGCTACCTGATTGATGCAGGAGGAAGGTTAAGTGACGGTTATGGTAATACCACCAATCTCCTGCTGACAAACGATAATAATCTCAATGGCGTAAGAGTGAATACAATCATACCCACTGTGACTATTTCGACGACAGCTGCGCCGGTAGTCAATGGTACATTTACTGCCAACATCACCTTCAGTGAACGGGTAATCGGATTGGATCTCAGCTCATTTGTGACAACCAATGCCTCCGTTGACAATCTCAACACCACAGACGGGATCCACTATACAATAGATGTAACACCTGCTATTGACGGCCTGGTGAAAGTTTCATTGCCAGCAGGGGTGGCACAGAATATCGGTGCCAACGATAACAGCGCTTCCAATGAACTGCAGCTGACTGCCGACTTTACTCCACCGGTAGTAACTGCCGTTACGGGGCCTGCGAATGGTTATTATCACGAAGCGGAAAACCTCACTTTCAGCGTGAAACTCAGTGAGATCGTGAACGTAAATACCACCGGTGGCACCCCGTATATGGCCATCAATCTGGCTTCCGGTGTTGTACCTGCTACCTATGTGAGTGGTTCCGGTACCAATACTTTGACCTTCACATACACTGTACAGGCTGGCGATGACGCACCTCAGGGCATTACCCTGGGCGCAGGCATCTCCCTGGGAGGCGGAGGACTCATCACCGATGTAGCCGGCAACAATGCCACACTTGTACTGAATAACGTAGCAGACTTCAAAAATGTCATTGTTAATACAACACATCCAACAGTAACAATATCTACCACTGCGCCTGCATTGGTGAACGGTGCTTTTGATGTGACTATCACCTTCAGTGAAGCAGTGACAGGATTTACATCCAGCGACATTACCGTCTCCAATGGTACAACTGGCACACTGGTATCTACAGACAATATCACCTATACCATTACCATCACACCAGGTACTGATGGCCTCATCACCATCAGCGTGCCCGCTGATGCAGCCATAAACATTGCCAGGAACGGCAATACCGCCTCCAATACACTACAACTGACGGTAGACAAAACCGCTCCGGTACTGCAAAGCTTAAAAGTGCCCAATAATGGCTGGTATAAAACCGGTGATAACCTCGACTTTGAATTAACCTATACCGAACCGGTTAAAATAAGCAGCGGTACACCTTACTTCCTGTTACAGATCGGCAATACAAACGTACAGGCCAATTATATCACAGGATCAGGCACCAACAAACTGACCTTCCGTTATACCGTACAAAACGGAGATCAGGACCTTAACGGTATCGCCTATACGGCCAATCTGGTACTGACAGCAGGTAGCTTCACAGACCTGGCCGGAAATGCTGCACCAACAGCTTTACTGGCGGTACCCACCAGCAACGTATTGGTGAACACCATTTCTCCGGTAATCACCAAAGTAACGCTGCCTAACAATGGATACTATAATGCTACAAACACACTGACATTTACAGTGGAATTCAACGAGCCGGTAACCGTTACCGGTACTCCTTCCCTGCCGGTGATCATTGGCACTAACACTGTCAATGCAACATACACAGGTGGCACAGGAACCAATACCCTCACCTTTAGTTACACCGTTCAGAACGGAGATACAGATATGGACGGTATTGACCTGGGCACTGCCCTGCTGCTCAACGGTGGTTCCATGAAGGACCCTGCCGGACTGGATGCGGTACTGACACTGAATGGTGTACAAAACACCCATCAGGTAAATGTCAACACCACTCACCCCTCCGTTACTGTGACTACCACTGCACCCGCCCGTATCAACACACCGTTTACGGTGAAGGCGGTATTCAGTGAAGCTGTTACCGGAATGGCACTCAGCGGTATCAAAGTAACAAATGGCAATGCCAGCCTATTACAAACAACTGATAACATCAGCTACACGTTCACTGTAACACCTGTTACCGATGGAAATGTAACCATCTCCATACTGGCCGATGCAGCCAAAAACATTGGTATCAATGGCAACCAGGCATCCAATACCCTCAGTGTAATAGCTGATATGACAGCACCGGTAGTAACATCCGGACAACAGTTCAACATCAACCAATACAGCGCTACCGGCACCAATATCGGGCAGGTAGTTGCTACCGATGCATCTGGTGTGCTGCAAAACTGGACTATTGCCTCAGACCCATCCGGAGCCTTTAACATAGATCCTGTTACCGGTAAGATCACGGTAAAAGATGAAACCCTGCTGAATAGCAAGGTAAATACCACCGTTACTATATCCGTTACCGTTAGTGATGGTCTGAATACCAGTGTGGCCCAGGGCGTGAAGATCTCCGTCGTTTATGTACCGCTGGCACCTACAGATATCACTATCAATAATACAACGGTCAGCGAAAACGTTCCTGCCGGAGCACTGGTAGGTAAATTCTCTACCATCACCCAGGAACCGGGAGCTACCTTTACCTATACACTGGTATCAGGTACTGGTGCCGATGATAATGCCGCCTTTAGTATCTCCGGTGATCAACTGCAAACCAATGCCACATTTGTGTATGCAGTTAAGAATACTTATTCTGTCAGAATCCGTACTACCCAGAACAACGGGCTGTATACCGAGAAAGTATTCACGGTACGTGTACTTCAGGTCAACCAGGCACCTACCCTGGACATGATACCAGACCGGGTAATGTGCAACATCACAGACAAACAAACCTATCAGCTTACGGGTGCATCCCCAGTGGAAGCGGGTCAGACGCTTACTTACTTTGTGCAGTCCGATAAGGCATTCTTCAGCACACTGACAGTAGATGCCGGTGGCCTTCTCTCCTATAGCCTGAAACCTAATGTGAGCGGTACCGTGAATATTACCGTAACGGTAAAAGACAATGGCGGCACCTTAAACGGTGGCGTGGATACACTTCGCCGCACCTTCGCGCTGAAAGTGAACGCCCAGCCACAGATCACCATCACACCGGATAAGAATGGTGATATATCCAAAGGAGATATTGTTACCCTGACAGCTACCGGCGGTAACAGCTACACCTGGACCCATGCTGACGGCATCCTCGATGGTCAGCAATCAGCCACCCTCCGGATCAGGCCATTGCAGAACACCACTTATGAGGTAACCGCCACCAGTCTGGACGGATGTGCAGGTACACAACAAATCAATATCAAGGTAGTGGCAGACTTTAAAGTCGATGCTACCAATATCCTTACACCGAATGGTGACGGCAAAAACGATAAATGGGTGATTCGTAATCTGGACAGCTATCCAAACAACGAAGTAACCATTTACGACCGTACCGGCCGCGTGGTATTCCATCGCAGGAACTATAGCAATGACTGGGACGCCACTCTGAACGGCCATCCGCTCAGTGAAGGCACCTATTACTACCTGCTGAAAATAGAGGGTACCGATAAAGTGGCCAAAGGATTCATCACAATCATCAGGGACTAATCTATATGACCATGATAAAGAAACTATATACGTCTTTAATAATGTTTACCGGCATCTGTTTGTCTCTGCAAAGTCAGGGACAAACACCCGGTAATTCGCAGGCATTGCTGGAGCCTTCCGGCACACAGTATTTCCAGAACCAGTACCTCGCCAACCCGGCGATGGCTGGTCTGGATACAGGTCTGCATATCAATGCCTCCTACCGCAACCAGTGGAATGGCATGAATGGCGCACCTGTCACCAAATTTGCTTCAGCAGATATTAAAGTGGAAGAACGTATGGGCGTGGGCGTGAATATCTTTAACGATGTGGCCGGCCTGATCAACCGTACGCGGCTGGCACTCTCCTATGCTTACCGCATTCCGCTGGGCCAGCGCCATCAGCAGCTGAGCTTCGGCCTGTCTGCGGTATGGAATGTACAACGCCTCAACGTAAAAGATGTGAACGGCGATATGAATGATCCTGCCTTTGGCGCCTTCAACCGTCGCGATAATTACTTCGAAGCGGAATATGGTATGGCCTATACGGATGAGCACCTGAATATACAGGCTTCTCTGCCTAATATCCGGAACATGGTCACCAACAGAGACGAGGGCATAAATGGTGGAAGCATATTCTTTTCGGCTGTCTCCTACAGATTCCGGCCCCAGGGCAGTGTACTCTCCTCCGTCGAGCCTAAACTCTGTTTCCGCGGCGTCAGGGGTTACGACAATATCCTGGATGCCGGCTTCAATGCTACCTTCCTGGACAATGTGGCTAATATCATGGCGATGTACCATAGCTCCAAAAGCCTCACCACAGGCCTCGGCGTTAACATCATGAAAACACTGGGTATTCAGGCCATGTATACTTTCCAGACCGGAGGCCTCAAAACTTATGTGAACGGCACCTATGAAATAGGCGCTACCCTTCATCTCTTTAAATAACCCAGGGCTAAAGCCCTGGGCTAGCAAAAAACACAAGAAGCCTTTTATAGCCAGAGCTTCAAGCTCGTAAATAACCAAAGGCTTCAGTCAATTTATAGCCCAGGGCTTTAGCCCTGGGTTATTTAAAAATATATTTTGTACTAATCGGTAAAGTATTTATTTTTGTTTTATAATCGATACAAACAATGGCGGGAAGACCTAAAATATTTGATAACGAAGAAGTGATCAACAAGGCCACGGCGGTATTTTGGTCTAAAGGCTATGAAGCCACATCTACCGAAGATCTACTGGAAGCCATGGGTATCGGGAAAGGGAGCTTTTACCTGGCTTTCAAAGGCGGGAAAAAAGAGCTGTTTGAAAAAGTCCTGGAGCAATTCCAGCAGCAAGCCTCCGCCAGGATGATAAAAGAACTGGCCAATAGTGATAATCCGCTGGAGGTGATCCGCAACCTGTTTTATAACATTGCCCATGCTCCTAAAAAAGCGCATCACAATGGCTGCTTCATCGGTAACACTATTGTGGAACTGGCCAGCATAGAACCACAGCTGATGAGCAAATCCGTTGGCCTGTTGCAGCAGCTGGAAGAAACCTTTCGGGAAATCATTATTGCCGCACAAAAACACGGGCAACTCAAAAACAAGATGAGGGCCGATCTGCTGGCCAGACACCTTATCACCGCCTGGAACGGCCTGAACGTTACCAGACGTATATATCCCGATGAAAAAACACTGCTGCCCCTGATCGAAATACAGCTCCAGGTCCTGACCTGATTTTTTTTAACCAATATTGTACCATTTAGTACATAATTATATATCTCTCTAAATCCTTCAAAAATGAACACCTCCATCACCTTTTCTCCTGCTACTTTTAAAACCGTACAGGTAAACAACGTAGAAATTTTCTACCGGGAAGCGGGTCCGGCAGATGCTCCTGTAATCCTCTTGCTGCATGGGTTTCCATCTTCTTCCCACATGTATCGTAACCTGATGAACCACCTGTCTGCCAGATACCATGTGATCGCACCTGATTATCCGGGCGCAGGATTGAGCAGCCGGCCGGCCAGGGATGTATTTGAATATACATTTGACCAGCTGGCCCTCATCATGGAAAAATTCATCGATACCATTGGACTAACCCGTTTCAGCTTATATGCCCAGGACTTCGGCGGACCGGTAGGTTTCAGAATTGCCAGCAAAAGACCCGAGCTGATTGAAACGCTCCTTATACAGAACGCGAACGCCTACACGGAAGGGCTGGCACCCAGGGTGCACGAACTGGCAGCCCTTGTAAACAGTGGCAATGAAGAAACGCTGCAAAACGTATTGGATAGTATGCTTTCCCTCGAAGGAATTAAGGAAAACTATTTTCATCCTGAAACAAATCCGGAAAACATAAACCCCGATGGTTACCTCCTGGACCACTACTTTATGCAGGTCCCCGGTACAAAAGACATACAGGCCGCCTTATTGCGCAACTACCAGCACAACTTTACGCAATACAACAACTGGCAACAATACTTCCGGGATCATCAACCGCCCACCCTGATCGTATGGGGTAAATACGATCCGATATTCCTGGTGCCCGGTGCCAAAGCATACCTGAAAGATCTACCAGACGCCGAATTGCACCTACTGGATGGAGGCCATTTCCTGCTCGAAGAACATCATCAGGAGGTAGCTACCCTGATCGACCGCTTCCTCACTGCCAAACTTTAGTATTTCCCTAAAAGACAATAAGACCATCAATCGATCCAGTGAATATATCGATTGATGGTCGCTTAAAAATCATCAAATACACTTCTCTTTTTTATCATTTTAACCGGTACGTAATCATGGCCTTCCCATAAACCGTATTATCCACCCCGAAGTTGCGGATAGTATCATGCTGGGGACTAAACAGTTTATAGCTTCCAAACAGTCCCATACCTCCCTGCAACTGGAACCATAAATTTTTATAGATACGCTGGTTAAACTGTACCCCGGCATGGATAGTCGAAAACTGGGCATAATCAATTTCCTTCCCTTCAAAATCGGTATAATTCTTCAGGTTGTATTTGGTCCAGTCGATCGAGCCCGCAATGCCCACCTGTGTGTTTTGTGACAGGTTATATACAACATTGAGCCTGGGCCAGTAAAACTGACCAATCCATTTACCATTATTACTTCTATAATCCACAGAGATCCCGGGGGTGATCAGAAATTCACGGAAAGAGTACATCACGTGAACCCCCATGCCTATTTCGAGGTTGGAATGTTTACCGAATTTTTTGGACACGCCATAAATACCATCCACAATCAGGTCATCAGAAGAAAGTGAACTTTTAAAATCAGATGCCAGCGTAGGTATTAATATTCCCA belongs to Chitinophaga sp. HK235 and includes:
- a CDS encoding DUF6268 family outer membrane beta-barrel protein, translating into MKSLLRQSILVVSLTLFSNHIFAQSIKDLAGVSFTTHTESQFNDLPEGSGLGGNKFKYNTYDAWLPLPPLHFGKTEIFSNVNYRLMDFSFDRSATQHLYQLDKIHEVKAVMIVRHPIARKWSVLGILIPTLASDFKSSLSSDDLIVDGIYGVSKKFGKHSNLEIGMGVHVMYSFREFLITPGISVDYRSNNGKWIGQFYWPRLNVVYNLSQNTQVGIAGSIDWTKYNLKNYTDFEGKEIDYAQFSTIHAGVQFNQRIYKNLWFQLQGGMGLFGSYKLFSPQHDTIRNFGVDNTVYGKAMITYRLK
- a CDS encoding alpha/beta fold hydrolase, which produces MNTSITFSPATFKTVQVNNVEIFYREAGPADAPVILLLHGFPSSSHMYRNLMNHLSARYHVIAPDYPGAGLSSRPARDVFEYTFDQLALIMEKFIDTIGLTRFSLYAQDFGGPVGFRIASKRPELIETLLIQNANAYTEGLAPRVHELAALVNSGNEETLQNVLDSMLSLEGIKENYFHPETNPENINPDGYLLDHYFMQVPGTKDIQAALLRNYQHNFTQYNNWQQYFRDHQPPTLIVWGKYDPIFLVPGAKAYLKDLPDAELHLLDGGHFLLEEHHQEVATLIDRFLTAKL
- a CDS encoding TetR/AcrR family transcriptional regulator — encoded protein: MAGRPKIFDNEEVINKATAVFWSKGYEATSTEDLLEAMGIGKGSFYLAFKGGKKELFEKVLEQFQQQASARMIKELANSDNPLEVIRNLFYNIAHAPKKAHHNGCFIGNTIVELASIEPQLMSKSVGLLQQLEETFREIIIAAQKHGQLKNKMRADLLARHLITAWNGLNVTRRIYPDEKTLLPLIEIQLQVLT
- a CDS encoding PorP/SprF family type IX secretion system membrane protein; the encoded protein is MIKKLYTSLIMFTGICLSLQSQGQTPGNSQALLEPSGTQYFQNQYLANPAMAGLDTGLHINASYRNQWNGMNGAPVTKFASADIKVEERMGVGVNIFNDVAGLINRTRLALSYAYRIPLGQRHQQLSFGLSAVWNVQRLNVKDVNGDMNDPAFGAFNRRDNYFEAEYGMAYTDEHLNIQASLPNIRNMVTNRDEGINGGSIFFSAVSYRFRPQGSVLSSVEPKLCFRGVRGYDNILDAGFNATFLDNVANIMAMYHSSKSLTTGLGVNIMKTLGIQAMYTFQTGGLKTYVNGTYEIGATLHLFK